In Ruminococcaceae bacterium BL-6, a genomic segment contains:
- a CDS encoding 3-oxoacyl-ACP reductase — protein MEEKLKNMFSLKGERAVITGGASGLGFSMAKCMIAAGAEVVIVGHSSEQRLKDACEKLGPGAFYYLYDVSDTGRAQEFADRVVRERGAVTILCNNAGNHCKKSIEGMSVREFTDVLDVHVVGSFALTKAFVPHMRENRKGSILFTASMTSFIGMPYVMGYSAAKSALLGMVRGLTAEVSADNIRVNAIAPGWIDTPMFHKAVDNDPPRRQKILGRTPMAKFGEPDDIGWAAVFLCSPAAKFINGVALPVDGGALIGF, from the coding sequence GTGGAAGAGAAATTAAAAAACATGTTTTCCCTCAAAGGGGAGCGGGCCGTCATCACCGGCGGGGCCTCTGGCCTTGGGTTTTCCATGGCGAAGTGCATGATCGCCGCGGGCGCCGAGGTCGTCATCGTGGGCCACAGCTCCGAGCAGAGGCTGAAAGACGCCTGCGAAAAACTCGGGCCGGGCGCCTTCTACTATCTTTACGATGTTTCGGACACCGGCCGTGCGCAGGAATTTGCAGACCGCGTGGTGCGGGAACGGGGAGCCGTCACGATCCTGTGCAACAACGCGGGAAACCACTGCAAAAAGAGCATTGAGGGAATGTCTGTCCGGGAGTTCACCGACGTTCTGGACGTCCATGTGGTCGGCTCCTTCGCGCTGACGAAGGCGTTTGTCCCGCATATGAGAGAAAACCGGAAGGGCAGCATCCTGTTCACCGCATCCATGACTTCCTTCATCGGCATGCCCTATGTGATGGGCTATTCGGCGGCAAAGTCCGCGCTTCTCGGCATGGTGAGGGGCCTGACCGCGGAAGTGTCCGCCGACAATATCCGGGTCAACGCGATCGCTCCCGGCTGGATCGACACGCCGATGTTCCATAAGGCGGTGGACAACGATCCGCCGCGCCGGCAGAAGATCCTCGGCAGAACGCCGATGGCGAAGTTCGGGGAGCCGGACGACATCGGCTGGGCGGCCGTATTCCTCTGCTCGCCCGCCGCGAAGTTCATCAACGGCGTCGCGCTTCCGGTGGACGGCGGCGCCCTGATCGGATTTTAA
- a CDS encoding Dimethylmenaquinone methyltransferase has translation MAQWKNDRELFALIKEKLYTPVVGDILDGLGCYHQFLPQDVRPLTDGMKLAGRAMPVLMIDVFGPQKKPFGLLTEALDQLKEDEVYLAVGGTKRCAYWGELLTAAARTRKAAGAVVNGWHRDTPQVLAQDWPVFSCGCYAQDSSVRTQVVDFRCPVEFGDVRVEPGDIVFGDVDGVLIIPQKLEEEAFERALKKAAGEKMVRRAIEGGMTATEAFEKYGIL, from the coding sequence ATGGCACAGTGGAAAAACGATCGGGAGCTGTTCGCTTTGATAAAGGAAAAGCTTTATACCCCGGTGGTCGGGGATATTCTGGATGGGCTCGGCTGTTACCATCAGTTTCTGCCGCAGGACGTCCGCCCGCTGACCGACGGCATGAAGCTTGCGGGCCGGGCGATGCCCGTTTTGATGATCGATGTGTTCGGCCCGCAGAAAAAGCCGTTCGGCCTTTTGACAGAGGCGCTGGATCAACTGAAGGAGGATGAAGTCTATCTTGCCGTCGGCGGCACGAAGCGCTGCGCGTACTGGGGGGAGCTCCTCACCGCCGCGGCCAGAACCAGAAAGGCCGCGGGGGCCGTGGTAAACGGCTGGCACCGCGACACCCCGCAGGTGCTGGCGCAGGATTGGCCGGTGTTCAGCTGCGGGTGCTACGCCCAGGATTCCTCGGTCAGAACTCAGGTCGTGGATTTCAGGTGCCCCGTCGAGTTCGGGGATGTCCGGGTGGAGCCCGGCGACATCGTGTTCGGCGACGTGGACGGCGTCCTGATCATCCCGCAAAAGCTGGAAGAGGAAGCGTTTGAAAGGGCGCTCAAAAAGGCCGCGGGGGAGAAAATGGTCCGCCGCGCGATCGAGGGCGGCATGACGGCGACCGAAGCGTTCGAAA